TACTCCCGCTACCGCCAACAAAACGTTCATCTTCTCCTTGTTCTGGCACTTCTTAGACGTGGTCTGGATCTTTATCTTCAGCTTCGTCTACCTGAAAGGACTGATGTGACATGATGAAGCAACTATTCCCAATTAAGCATGTGATGGGTTATGTAGCCTCTCTGGTCCTCTCTGCCGCTGCACTGATTGTTATTTATGGAGACCTGTCCTCCAGTGCCAATATGGCGGTGCTGCTAATCACAGCGCTGATCCAGGCTTCCTTGCAGCTGTTTGTGTTCATGCACATCGGAGAATCGGCCGATTCCAAAAAAGAACTGTATATCAACATCGCATACGCCATGTTCGTGGCTCTGGTCACGATCTTCGGCACCCTGTTCATCTTCGTATGGGGCTGGTATGCTTAGCCTGTAAGAAACAGAGGAGCGTTATGCTCCTTCTAGTAATCTATAAAAAAAGCGGTCCGTATCCGGTAGATTTACCGGTACGGACCGCTTTTTTTGAATTTTAAAGTTTACCATCATGATAATGTTCTACTTTAACTGAACTATACTGCTGCTGCTGCCGCTGTCGTCCCGCTCCGTATACGCGAGCTGCTTGCCCGAGGGACTCCACGAGGTGGTCATCGTCCCTTTGCTCTCCGCTATCTGGACGGACTTGTCAGAAGACAGATCGTAGACATATAAGGTATTATTCGTTGTACCGTTCTCCTCAATAGTTACACTATAGGCGACCAGACGTTGGTCTGGAGACCAGGAGACGGCCCCAAGCTCGGCGCCTTCCACCAGGGTCCGCGGATTCTTACCGTCAGTGCCGCTGAGCAGCAGCGCCTGGGTATTCTCCTTATACTGCAGGATCAGCATTTGTTCTTCGTCAGGTGAAGGGATTACGCTGCTGGTACCCGGAATATTCAAGTCAGCCTTCGCCTTAGTAT
The sequence above is a segment of the Paenibacillus sp. FSL R7-0204 genome. Coding sequences within it:
- the qoxD gene encoding cytochrome aa3 quinol oxidase subunit IV — protein: MMKQLFPIKHVMGYVASLVLSAAALIVIYGDLSSSANMAVLLITALIQASLQLFVFMHIGESADSKKELYINIAYAMFVALVTIFGTLFIFVWGWYA